From the genome of Alteromonas stellipolaris:
GCGAGAGAAGAAGTGATTACAATAGCACTAACACTGTCGTCGCTTAATGCGCTTTCAATGCCATCTATTAGACCAACTCGTACTGCACGAGAAAGTGCGTTGACTGGGGCACTTTGCATAGTGATTGTTGCTACGCCCTGTTGGACTGTGTAGCCCACTGCCTTGTTTTCCATCTCTGTCATAACGGTATCCTGTTATTCACGTTAACCGGATGTTATTGCAGTGTTGTCAATCATCCAAGTTTATTGGTGTTATAGACATTCATCACAATATTTAATATGGACAGCAACCCCTTTATTTGTGCCCGACTCCCCTTGAGCGCTTATTCGATAGGGTATAAGGAAGATTTGACAGATTACCTCACTAGTGTTTTTGTTAACTGACACAATAATTGGTTACATATAATTTACATTTGAGGTTGGCAAGTATGCAAGTCTTAAAAACCCCTGAAAGTGCATTCTCTTCTATTACCGACTTTCCCTATAGGCCGAGGTACGTAAACGTTACCGACACGGTGAGCGGCGAAATAGCCATGGCTTATTATCAGTGCGGTCCTGAAGATAGCCACACTATTCTTCTTTTGCACGGTGAGCCTTCATGGGGCTACCTATATCGCAGCATGATTCCAATATTGGCAGATGCAGGTTTTAATGTATTAGTTCCCGACCTTATCGGCTTTGGCCGTTCAGATAAGCCCACCAGGCGGGAAGATTACACTTATGCCCGTCATCTTATTTGGCTGAAAGACTGGTTTAATCAAACCATTGAAGGAAAAGTCACCCTCTTTTGTCAGGATTGGGGCGGATTACTCGGTTTAAGGCTGGTTGCTGACATGCCAGACCGCTTTGCTGGCGTCATGGCTTCTAATACCTTTTTACCTACCGGTGAGCACAAGCCCCCTGAGGCATTTTTGAACTGGCGTCGCTTCTCGCAAGATGTTCCTGTATTTCCTGTATCAGGTGTGATTAAAGGCGGAACCGTATCTACACTTTCTCAAGAAACATTAGATGCTTACGACGCCCCTTTCCCTTCTGAAGAATATAAAGAAGGGGCCAGACAATTTCCGTTATTAGTGCCTGCCACACCCGACGATCCCCAAACCCAAGCAAACCGAGATGCGTGGGAAAGGTTAAAACAATTTAATACGCCATTTATGACCGCATTCAGTGACAGCGACCCAGTAACCGCTGGCGGCGACAAGCTGATGCAGTCTTTGATACCTGGCTGCCGTGGCGTGCAGCACACCACAGTAGTGAAAGGCGGACATTTCGTACAAGAAGATAAAGGCCCTGAATTGGCCGATCTTCTAATCACTTTTATTAATGCAACTGGACAAGCTTAAGGAACCACCATGGATTCATTGTTAGATTTTAGCGACAAAGTGATATTGATCACCGGCGCGGGCAGCGGTTTTGGCCGCTTATTAGCAGAAGGCTTAGGGAGTCGAGGTGCCAAATTGGTACTATCAGATATTAATGAAGAAAATTTAGCGTCATGTCGCGCTGACGTTGCAAGCTATACTGATGTGGTAGCGAAAGCAGGCGATATTGCCAGCGAAGAATTAAACAAAGCCTTGGTAGAATTGGCAAAAGACAAGTTTGGTCGTTTAGATATCGCCATTAACAATGCGGGCATTGCCCATGTGCCTGCCCCTATGCATGAAATGACCGAAGAGATAATAGACCTTCAGTTTGCTGTGAACGTAAAAGGCGTGATGTTTGGCATGAAGTATCAATTGCCGCAAATGTTATCGCAGAAGCAAGGGCATATATTAAATGTGAGCTCCCTTGCCGGTTTAGGCGGCGCACCTAAAGGTGGCGCATATGCCGCTGCTAAACATGCGGTTGCAGGCGTGACTCGAACTGCAGCTGTTGAATATGGCCGTAAGAATGTACGTGTAAATGCAGTGTGCCCTTTTTATAGCCCTACCAACATTTTAAATGTGGATGGTTACAACACCAAAGAAGCACAAGCTCAACTTGGTATGGGAAGCCCAATGAAACGCTTGGGCGAACCTCAAGAAATTGTGAATGCCATGATCCTTATGTTGTCACCAGGTAATAGCTACATGA
Proteins encoded in this window:
- a CDS encoding haloalkane dehalogenase, which produces MQVLKTPESAFSSITDFPYRPRYVNVTDTVSGEIAMAYYQCGPEDSHTILLLHGEPSWGYLYRSMIPILADAGFNVLVPDLIGFGRSDKPTRREDYTYARHLIWLKDWFNQTIEGKVTLFCQDWGGLLGLRLVADMPDRFAGVMASNTFLPTGEHKPPEAFLNWRRFSQDVPVFPVSGVIKGGTVSTLSQETLDAYDAPFPSEEYKEGARQFPLLVPATPDDPQTQANRDAWERLKQFNTPFMTAFSDSDPVTAGGDKLMQSLIPGCRGVQHTTVVKGGHFVQEDKGPELADLLITFINATGQA
- a CDS encoding SDR family NAD(P)-dependent oxidoreductase gives rise to the protein MDSLLDFSDKVILITGAGSGFGRLLAEGLGSRGAKLVLSDINEENLASCRADVASYTDVVAKAGDIASEELNKALVELAKDKFGRLDIAINNAGIAHVPAPMHEMTEEIIDLQFAVNVKGVMFGMKYQLPQMLSQKQGHILNVSSLAGLGGAPKGGAYAAAKHAVAGVTRTAAVEYGRKNVRVNAVCPFYSPTNILNVDGYNTKEAQAQLGMGSPMKRLGEPQEIVNAMILMLSPGNSYMNGQTVAVDGGVTAW